CTTCGCCGTGACCTCGTAGACGTCGTCGAGCCGGTTGCTGGCGGTCTCGTCGGGGCCGAAGATCCGGAAGTCGAGCGGGTTGCGGGCGATCACGTCGCGCAGCCAGCCGCCGAGCACGCGGGTCGGCTCGGCGATGACGCCGCGGCCGTCGCTGAGGTCGATCGCGTTCACCTCGAGCGGCGGGAGCCGGAGGTCGCGGCGGAGCAGGCCGCCGTTGGCGTGCGGGTTGGCGCTCATCCGCCGGTCGCCCTCGGGCCGGTTCGGCTGGAGCGCGGGCGTCAGGCGGCCGTCGCGGTCGAAGAGCTCGTGCGGGCGGTAGCTCTCGAGCCACTCCTGGAGCTGGCGGAGGTGATCCGGGTCGTCGCGGACACCTGAGAGCGGCACCTGGTGCGCGCGCCACGTGCCCTCGACCGGCTTGCCGTCGACCTCCGCCGGGCCGGTCCAGCCCTTCGGGGTGCGGAGGATCAGCATCGGCCAGGCCGGGCGCTCCTCGCTGCCGCCCGTGCGGGCCGCGAGCTGGATCCGGCTGATCTCGTCGAGCGCGTCGCCCAGCGCGAGCGCGAACCGCTCGTGCACCGCCGCGTGGTCCTCGCCGTCGAAGCCGCCCGTGACGATCCGCGGGGAGTAGCCGTAGCCCGTGAAGAGCGCGAGCAGCTCCTCCTCCGGGATGCGGGCGAGCACGGTGGGGTTCGCGATCTTCCAGCCGTTGAGGTTGAGGATCGGCAGCACCGCGCCGTCCGACTCCGGGTCGAGGAACTTGTCGAGGTGCCAGCTGGCGGCGAGGGTCCCGGTCTCCGCCTCGCCGTCGCCGATCACGCACGCGACCACGAGGTCCGGGTTGTCGAGCGCCGCGCCGTACGCGTGCACGAGCGAGTAGCCGAGCTCGCCGCCCTCGTTGATGGATCCGGGCGTCTCGGGCGCCGCGTGCGACGGCACGCCGCCCGGGAACGAGAACTGGCGGAAGAGGTGGCGGAGCCCGTCGCGGTCGGGCGTCGCCGCCGAGAACAGCTCCGAGTAGGTGCCGTCGAGGTAGGCGTTCGCGACCATGCCGGGACCGCCGTGGCCGGGGCCGGCGATGTAGATCATGTCGAGGTCGCGCTCGATGATCGCCCGGTTGAGGTGCGCGTAGACGAAGTTCAGCAGCGGGGTCGTGCCCCAGTGCCCGAGGAGGCGCGGCTTGATGTCGTCGCGCGTGAGCGGGCGCTCGAGCAGCGGGTCGTCGAGCAGGTAGATCTGGCCGACGGAGAGGTAGTTGGCGGCGCGCCACCACCCGTCGACGACGTCGAGGTAGAGGGGCGCGGCGGGGTCGCGGGGTGCGGTGTCGGAGGCCATGAGTCAGCCTACGGCGGGGGCTGGCGGGTGGGCAGGGCGGGGCGGATCCCGTCAGGAGGATCGCAGCCAGGGGCCGGTCGCGGGCGTCGCGGCTAGCCGCTGCGCGACGGATCCGCGCCCCGCGGCCACCCCGCCGCGGGGCGCCGGCGCATCATGGCCACGCGGAGGACCGGCGCGCGGCGCGCCCGCCATCGCGACGAACCCACCTCACGAGAAGGAGGCCATCGTGCCCACGAAGATCACCCTCATCATCGGCGAACCGAGCGACCCGGCCGCGTTCGAGGAGGCCTACCGCGGCATCGCCGACCTCGCGCGCGAGCTCCCGGAGCTGCGCCGCCTCGAGTCGGCCAAGGTGCTCCCCAAGGAGGACGGCACCCCGACGCCCGCGCACCGGA
The genomic region above belongs to Clavibacter phaseoli and contains:
- a CDS encoding phosphoketolase, with protein sequence MASDTAPRDPAAPLYLDVVDGWWRAANYLSVGQIYLLDDPLLERPLTRDDIKPRLLGHWGTTPLLNFVYAHLNRAIIERDLDMIYIAGPGHGGPGMVANAYLDGTYSELFSAATPDRDGLRHLFRQFSFPGGVPSHAAPETPGSINEGGELGYSLVHAYGAALDNPDLVVACVIGDGEAETGTLAASWHLDKFLDPESDGAVLPILNLNGWKIANPTVLARIPEEELLALFTGYGYSPRIVTGGFDGEDHAAVHERFALALGDALDEISRIQLAARTGGSEERPAWPMLILRTPKGWTGPAEVDGKPVEGTWRAHQVPLSGVRDDPDHLRQLQEWLESYRPHELFDRDGRLTPALQPNRPEGDRRMSANPHANGGLLRRDLRLPPLEVNAIDLSDGRGVIAEPTRVLGGWLRDVIARNPLDFRIFGPDETASNRLDDVYEVTAKAWQGEVLPVDEHLAHEGRVIEILNENITQGLLEAYLLTGRHGLFTSYEAFIHIVDSMFNQYAKWLESSSKVEWRRPVASFTYLLSSHVWRQDHNGFSHQDPGFLDHVVNKRAEIVRVYLPFDANSLLVTMDHCLRGTDLINVVVAGKQPTASLLSLEEARAHGARGVGVWEWAGTEVPGLEPDVVVACAGDIPTVEAMAAVQILKREIPQLRVRFINVVDLMRLQDSTQHPHGLDDGSFDALFTRDKPVVFAFHGYPSLIHRLTYKRHNHANMHVRGFVEQGGTTTPFDMLMLNDLDRFRLVMDVIRRVPHLETTYAGLSQRMDDERIAHRVFTREHGEDMPDVSGAEGLPFADPNRQVVIDNGDDNA
- a CDS encoding EthD family reductase, with product MPTKITLIIGEPSDPAAFEEAYRGIADLARELPELRRLESAKVLPKEDGTPTPAHRTLDLYFDSYEDASAAVATPEAGELFGRLGKTGASLTGLFSDIESA